A stretch of Pygocentrus nattereri isolate fPygNat1 chromosome 8, fPygNat1.pri, whole genome shotgun sequence DNA encodes these proteins:
- the cep290 gene encoding centrosomal protein of 290 kDa isoform X4, producing MPPATDWKLVMSVDPDILGSEEEQKICDIILKIHPQELKEGESEKIIQLLRISQTLLRLKSEEISCAYDVVDKAGIEQARIETELNAKIYKLENELEMAQRSAGGRDTRFLRDEIRQLESHLERKEKELVQLEKEMSKERKTNEELSHRAEEAEDENRKLKRENEQLHQDVEFYRKELEQKDSLQTREESTETQRRLNKANQQLYQCMEDLQHAEDMAAHLKSENEHLQKHLEESVKEMEKMTDEYNKMKVVVQQTDGIMDQLRKERDQAKLQVRELTEQIQARAEEDDPVMAAVSAKVEEWKSVLSGKDAEIVEYQQMIRDLRERLRSAHMDSDKSNIIALQQVIYELCGAVQERDHQIKLLSERVEQYTGEMERNALLIEELKKPLKKEKGLGSTLQQRTIEELNTRLQAAERRAQQAERATHLAEADARDKDKELSESLSRIRFYESGTDGLEAAIAEIKEVKTQVRIRDREIEGMTKEINQLELKINDLLDENEELRERLGLNPKEEVDLTEFRRSKVLKQRQYRAENQVLLKEIERLEEERLQLKQHIRALVKEKGITVINSSLLEDDAEEGPSRSIRERPGFTDEEIKRKNEYLQRELNSREKELELKRTESSQFKAKLNEMLKENKQLEQSMKEILQAIQEAQSKAPAQASLRIPSLERLVSVLEMKYSEGKADVSAHLRAQVDQLTGRNEELRQEMKAAREETASSLTQLMKANDQIARMEGEIEAVRLSAGTAVPCKTLSLPEEMAPTSMQSINSLNEYIVQLLQEIKNKEDSSKQLGLALEEYKRKFAIIRHQQGLLYKEYQSEKESWQKERDSFAEVKARMEEQKEVDAVKIKAYNNWLETLEKDPVEIRRQVSEAARKMTVLRVNEKSLTRCYTTLLEQEQHLKKENNKLKDDFVQMEVAVTERIGYLQRFKEMAAFRMAALQKALDDSVPSSELVRANKQYNDLTNKYRDLLQKDNHLVQRNTSLEHLENENVSLREHINYINKELEITKEKLHSLEQAWEHISDSDGQSSMDKAAKALANSEIVSVSKRITTLEMKELNERQRAEHAQKMYEHLRNSLKQVEERNFELEAKFAEMAKQNMEAQRIERELRDELANSVSKEVSDADRQRIAELEKSEAQLRTEASKLREVSDVAKMQVSALEARQQCREKEVKSLRRQVLDYQAQSDEKALIAKLHQHIVALQLSETAAISKLEASTANLQKLEAQKMRAEQQLDAQQQALWHVRQEGRQRARHLRHALQALRTQFSGALPLAQQEKFSNTMLQLQEDRLKARKEMHMAQEERRTAEGRAQELELRLKGLEELMATLKDVKGAQKVSEWHKKLEEARLQELRKNRELGALKEEIRYLKNMAAEQEHTISSLEEELVQQNNLLEERQLSWDQREVELERQLDAYEKQQSQIISSAQKFEEATGSLPDPSQPLAHQLDHALSKIKEHVRTILETQTTCKSLEEKLQEKAAALWQAEQNVLARDRVINELRLRLPATAERERLLADLSKQEDSDTQPALKIAHQTISNLQCRLDQKEDVLKKYQNLLAKARQEQEETAKKHEEEVRTLLQKLDLHTDTSLDHFKKTALELMKKPTISVPTTKQLARLAEMEQTVAEQDTSLSSLTHKLKVLTAELDKQRQATASQAKEHTAQIAKLEERHSSQMKAVSQEAEDLKSQLSQMEKELQYLRTELEAQKEANVRSPSNTMKNLVERLKAQLALKEKQQKALSKALLELRAEMTSHAEQQIIANAAQKEESLNVQQIVDKQTKELQARVKELSEELQGWKENVRAAKTRESSLKEEVENLNKELQKRQKSQNKLQSERDTLEEHLEELKQKVKRLSSGLQGQAESEVKGPSVEALQKKIRKLESELDKKSVSEPAERKTTMKDDKQSSKEELVRWEEGKKWQARMEKVRNILKEKEKETDSLSKQLSTLKELYGRLEQEKVALQKKLKSRGVTADQVVGARTLETDQEIEALIKRNCELEQQIEIMKQQQALPRDAAMEDMNIRNRYLEERLHSLESQLAKEPPSRPSDKSGVSSSQFSLSPKSIQSMTFKVTHDSQDENIQSSTLSNNKSFHPQEHYEEMKADKVQTVMVVRETQTECEAAAEENGDKSFPAKEGGTDQESGNLAGTDEGNAGKESGNKPVDETEVHQEEQEDIKDDQESQPAKEPEMKRTETEEEEQKRETAPIEQDLTEPDKAEEKPKEQEQDEQEQGETDQHTEGRETFVTEGEALEEPNKDLQTSGRGSGTPSQREQELQKENLKLSTENLELHFQLEQANKDLPRLKDQVSDLKEMCNVLKKEKAEVEKKLGHVRGSGRSGKTVPELEKTIALMKKVVEKVQRENDSLKKSSTTATQEQLTSLEREHEKLKTEYDEMKGKMEVQLTSRLESKTKGMEKIVMENERLRRDLKKESETAEKLRVEKASLEVKNEKLKAELEETVQKLLLAQSRVPSLERADSKSWKSTVVTRLFENKMKELESELSKKNASLSELKLQLTEAYEKEQRAQRTIIQLKEQVELLKNIPIGATTDEGLALEFQSVRLAHNQLEREKAQLLQQIKKYEEQFGTSKAGPGYKELQAQIKAANAERSQLQDEVRRMTKELANFDPTFFEELEDLKFNYNVEVKKNIILEEQLKKLSERFGVPVDIPTDGSLS from the exons ATCCATCCACAAGAGCTGAAGGAGGGCGAGTCAGAGAAAATAATTCAGCTGTTGAGAATCTCACAGACGTTACTGAGG CTGAAGTCGGAAGAAATAAGCTGTGCCTACGATGTCGTCGACAAAGCTGGCATTGAGCAAGCAAGAATTG AAACCGAACTCAATGCAAAGATATATAAATTGGAAAATGAGCTGGAG ATGGCACAGCGCTCAGCGGGGGGGCGGGACACACGCTTCCTCCGGGACGAAATCCGCCAACTGGAGAGTCACTTGGAGCGCAAGGAGAAGGAGCTGGTCCAGCTGGAGAAGGAAATGAGTAAAGAGAGGAAAACCAACGAGGAG CTGTCACATCGAGCAGAGGAGGCTGAAGATGAGAACAGAAAGCTAAAAAGAGAG AATGAACAGCTCCATCAGGATGTGGAGTTCTACAGGAAAGAGCTGGAGCAGAAGGACTCCCTCCAGACCAGAGAAGAGAGCACTGAGACTCAAAGGAGGCTCAACAAAGCCAACCAGCAACTCTACCAGTGCATGGAGGACCTGCAG CATGCTGAGGACATGGCCGCCCACCTGAAGAGCGAAAACGAGCACTTGCAGAAACATCTGGAGGAGTCGGTGAAGGAGATGGAAAAGATGACAGATGAATACAACAAAATGAAGGTTGTGGTCCAGCAGACCGACGGCATAATGGACCAgctgaggaaagagagagaccaagCCAAGCTCCAG GTGAGAGAACTAACAGAGCAGATCCAGGCTCGGGCTGAGGAGGATGATCCAGTGATGGCTGCAGTCAGTGCTAAAGTCGAGGAATGGAAG agTGTATTATCAGGAAAAGACGCAGAAATCGTGGAGTACCAGCAGATGATTCGGGACCTAAGAGAGAGGCTAAGATCTGCCCATATGGATTCAGACAAAAGCAACATCATCGCATTGCAGCAG GTCATTTATGAGTTGTGTGGT GCTGTGCAAGAGAGAGACCATCAAATCAAGCTGCTGTCTGAAAGAGTGGAGCAGTACACTGGTGAGATGGAGAGGAATGCCTTGCTTATAGAGGAACTCAAGAAGccactaaagaaagaaaaag GGCTGGGTTCCACTCTGCAGCAGAGGACGATAGAGGAGCTGAACACCAGGCTCCAGGCAGCAGAGCGAAGGGCACAGCAAGCTGAACGCGCTACACACCTGGCCGAGGCTGACGCCCGTGACAAAGACAAGGAGCTGAGCGAGAGCCTCAGCCGCATCCGCTTCTACGAGTCT gGCACTGATGGACTGGAAGCTGCCATAGCTGAGATCAAAGAGGTCAAAACCCAGGTCAGGATCCGGGACCGGGAAATAGAAGGCATGACTAAGGAGATAAACCAACTGGAACTGAAAATCAATGACCTTCTGGATGAGAACGAAGAGCTGAGAGAGCGCCTAG GATTAAATCCAAAAGAAGAAGTGGATTTGACTGAGTTCCGTCGATCTAAAGTATTAAAACAGAGACAGTACAGAGCAGAAAACCAGGTTCTGCTGAAGGAG ATTGAACGTCTTGAGGAGGAGAGGCTGCAGCTGAAACAGCATATCCGCGCCCTGGTGAAAGAGAAAG GAATCACAGTGATCAACAGTTCACTGCTCGAAGATGATGCCGAAGAGGGGCCGAGCAGGTCCATTAGGGAAAGACCAGGCTTTACTGATGAGGAGATCAAACGGAAA aatgaGTACTTGCAGAGAGAactgaacagcagagagaaagagctggagctgaaaagaacagaatccTCACAGTTCAAAGCCAAAT TGAACGAGATGCTGAAAGAAAACAAGCAGCTGGAGCAGAGCATGAAGGAGATCTTGCAGGCCATCCAGGAGGCACAGAGCAAAGCTCCTGCCCAAGCCAGTCTTAGAATCCCCAGCCTGGAGAGACTTGTCAGT GTTCTGGAAATGAAGTACTCAGAGGGCAAGGCTGATGTAAGTGCACATCTGAGGGCGCAGGTAGATCAGCTGACTGGCAGGAATGAAGAACTGAGGCAAGAAATGAAGGCAGCTAGAGAAGAAACAGCCAGCTCACTCACTCAGCTAATGAAGGCCAATGACCAG ATTGCACGCATGGAGGGTGAGATCGAGGCAGTAAGACTGTCAGCTGGCACAGCTGTGCCTTGTAAGACTCTCTCATTACCTGAGGAAATGGCTCCAACCAGTATGCAATCCATTAACTCTCTCAACGAATATATAGTCCAACTGTTACAG GagattaaaaacaaagaagacTCTAGCAAGCAGCTCGGTCTGGCCTTGGAAGAGTATAAGAGGAAATTTGCTATCATACGCCACCAACAGGGGTTACTGTATAAAGAATATCAAAG TGAGAAGGAGTCttggcagaaagagagagattcttTTGCTGAAGTGAAGGCCAGAATGGAGGAACAGAAGGAGGTGGACGCAGTGAAGATCAAAGCATATAAT AACTGGTTGGAGACTCTGGAGAAGGACCCGGTTGAGATCAGGAGGCAAGTGTCCGAGGCTGCTCGTAAGATGACCGTGCTCAGAGTGAATGAAAAATCCCTGACCCGCTGTTACACCACTTTGCTGGAGCAGGAGCAGCACCTGAAGAAGGAAAATAACAAGCTGAAGGATGACTTTGTCCAAATGGAGGTTGCAGTCACTGAAAGGATTGGCTATCTTCAGAGATTCAAG GAGATGGCTGCATTCAGAATGGCAGCACTCCAGAAAGCTCTTGATGACAGTGTTCCATCATCAGAGCTGGTGAGGGCAAACAAGCAGTACAATGATCTTACAAACAAATACAGAGATCTTCTTCAGAAGGACAATCACCTTGTTCAGAGGAACACCAGTCTAGAACATTTGGAG AATGAAAATGTTTCTCTCCGTGAGCACATCAATTACATCAACAAAGAGCTTGAAATCACAAAAGAGAAGCTGCACAGTTTGGAGCAAGCCTGGGAACACATCAGTGACAGCG ATGGACAGAGCAGTATGGACAAAGCAGCAAAGGCTCTGGCCAACAGTGAGATTGTGTCCGTGTCCAAACGCATCACCACTCTGGAGATGAAGGAGCTGAACGAAAGGCAGAGAGCTGAGCATGCTCAGAAAATGTACGAGCACCTGAGGAACTCTCTCAAACAAGTGGAGGAGCGCAACTTTGAGCTTGAGGCAAAGTTTGCTGAG ATGGCGAAGCAAAACATGGAGGCCCAGCGAATCGAGCGTGAGCTACGTGACGAACTTGCCAACAGTGTTAGTAAAGAAGTCAGTGATGCAGACCGGCAGCGCATTGCAGAGCTGGAGAAAAGTGAAGCCCAGCTCAGGACTGAGGCATCCAA GTTACGGGAGGTTTCAGATGTGGCCAAAATGCAGGTTTCTGCACTGGAAGCCAGACAGCAATGCAGAGAGAAGGAGGTGAAGAGTCTCAGGAGGCAGGTGCTCGATTATCAA GCTCAGTCTGACGAGAAGGCTTTGATAGCCAAGCTTCACCAGCACATTGTGGCCCTTCAGCTGAGCGAGACAGCAGCCATCAGCAAGCTAGAGGCCTCCACTGCCAATCTTCAGAAGCTGGAGGCACAGAAGATGAGGGCAGAGCAGCAGCTGGATGCTCAGCAGCAGGCCCTGTGGCACGTACGACAGGAGGGACGCCAGCGTGCCCGTCACCTCCGCCATGCCCTACAGGCCCTCCGCACGCAGTTCTCTGGGGCGTTGCCACTTGCCCAGCAGGAGAAGTTCTCCAACACCATGCTGCAGTTGCAGGAGGACAGACTGAAGGCCAGAAAGGAGATGCACATGGCCCAGGAGGAGCGCAGGACAGCAGAGGGGAGGGCTCAGGAGCTAGAGCTCCGGCTGAAAGGTCTGGAGGAGCTCATGGCAACGCTGAAGGATGTCAAAGGAGCACAGAAG GTGAGTGAATGGCATAAGAAGCTTGAGGAAGCTCGTCTGCAGGAGCTGAGGAAAAACAGGGAGCTGGGAGCTCTAAAAGAGGAGATCAGGTACCTGAAGAACATGGCGGCTGAGCAGGAGCACACCATCagcagtctggaggaagaactGGTGCAACAGAACAAT CTCCTTGAAGAGCGGCAGCTCTCTTGGGATCAGAGGGAGGTGGAACTGGAGCGGCAACTGGACGCCTATGAGAAACAGCAGAGCCAAATTATTAGTTCTGCACAGAAG tTTGAAGAAGCAACAGGTTCTCTGCCAGATCCAAGCCAGCCTCTTGCCCACCAACTGGACCATGCACTGAGTAAAATCAAGGAACATGTTCGGACTATTCTGGAGACGCAAACCACTTGCAAATCTCTGGAGGAG AAGCTACAGGAgaaggcagcagctctgtggcaGGCGGAGCAGAACGTGTTGGCGCGAGACCGGGTCATCAATGAGCTGCGGCTCCGCCTTCCAGCCACTGCTGAGAGGGAGAGGCTACTCGCTGACCTTAGCAAGCAGGAGGACTCAGACACCCAGCCTGCCCTGAAGATCGCCCATCAGACCATCAGCAACCTGCAGTGCCGTCTGGACCAGAAAGAGGATGTTCTGAAGAAGTACCAGAACCTTCTAGCGAAGGCTAGACAG GAGCAGGAGGAAACAGCAAAAAAGCATGAGGAGGAAGTGAGGACCCTGCTCCAAAAGTTAGACCTACACACAGACACGTCTCTGGACCACTTCAAAAAAACTGCTCTG GAGCTAATGAAGAAGCCCACCATCTCCGTGCCAACCACAAAGCAGCTGGCGCGCCTGGCTGAGATGGAGCAGACAGTGGCAGAACAGGACACATCTCTCTCATCCCTAACGCACAAACTGAAGGTTCTGACTGCTGAACTGGACAAACAGAGACAGGCCACAGCTTCTCAAGCTAAAGAGCACACGGCACAAATAGCCAA GCTGGAGGAGAGGCATTCTTCCCAGATGAAGGCTGTGTCTCAGGAGGCAGAAGACCTGAAATCCCAGCTGTCCCAGATGGAGAAAGAGCTACAGTACCTACGTACTGAGCTGGAGGCCCAGAAAGAGGCTAACGTGCGCTCACCAAGTAACACTATGAAGAACCTGGTTGAGCGTCTGAAAGCCCAGCTGGCCCTCAAGGAGAAGCAACAGAAG GCTCTCAGTAAAGCTCTGCTGGAGCTTCGTGCAGAGATGACATCCCACGCCGAGCAGCAGATCATTGCAAACGCAGCCCAAAAGGAAGAGTCCCTTAATGTTCAGCAGATTGTGGACAAGCAAACCAAAGAACTCCAG GCCCGTGTAAAGGAGCTGAGTGAGGAGTTACAGGGCTGGAAGGAGAATGTGAGAGCGGCCAAAACTCGAGAGAGCTCTCTGAAGGAGGAGGTAGAGAACCTCAACAAGGAGCTGCAAAAGAGACAGAAGAGCCAGAACAAGCtgcagagtgaaagagacaCTCTGGAAGAACATCTGGAGGAGCTCAAGCAGAAAGTCAAGAGACTCAGCAGTGGCTTGCAG GGTCAAGCTGAAAGTGAAGTTAAGGGCCCCTCTGTAGAGGCTTTGCAGAAGAAAATCCGCAAGCTGGAGTCTGAGCTAGACAAGAAGAGTGTTTCAGAGCCAGCAGAAAGAAAGACCACGATGAAGGATGACAAG CAGTCTTCTAAAGAAGAGCTGGTGAGGTgggaggagggaaaaaagtgGCAGGCCAGGATGGAGAAAGTCCGGAACATCttgaaggagaaggagaaagagacagactcCCTCTCCAAACAGCTGTCTACCCTGAAAGAGCTCTATGGAAG GCTAGAGCAAGAGAAGGTGGCCCTGCAGAAGAAGCTGAAAAGTCGTGGAGTGACAGCCGATCAGGTGGTAGGTGCACGGACTCTCGAGACTGACCAAGAGATCGAGGCACTGATAAAAAGGAACTGTGAGCTAGAGCAGCAGATTGAAATAATGAA ACAGCAACAGGCTTTACCTCGGGATGCTGCGATGGAGGACATGAACATCAGGAATCGCTATCTGGAGGAGAGGCTTCATTCTCTGGAGTCTCAGCTGGCAAAAGAGCCTCCATCCAGACCTTCT GATAAAAGTGGAGTTTCATCTTCCCAATTCAGCTTGTCTCCAAAAAGTATTCAATCTATGACCTTTAAAGTCACACATGACAGTCAAGATGAAAATATCCAGTCTTCCACATTAAGCAACAACAAATCTTTCCATCCACAAGAACATTATGAGGAGATGAAAGCTGATAAGGTGCAAACAGTCATGGTGGTCAGGGAAACGCAAACTGAATGCGAGGCAGCTGCAGAAGAGAATGGAGATAAATCATTCCCTGCAAAAGAGGGCGGTACAGACCAGGAATCAGGCAATCTGGCAGGTACTGATGAAGGTAATGCTGGGAAAGAAAGTGGTAACAAACCCGTAGATGAGACTGAGGTACACCAAGAAGAGCAAGAGGACATTAAAGATGACCAAGAAAGCCAGCCTGCAAAAGAGCCAGAAATGAAACGCACTGAAACTGAAGAGGAGGAGCAGAAAAGGGAGACGGCTCCAATAGAGCAGGACTTAACAGAACCAGATAAGGCAGAGGAGAAACCTAAGGAACAAGAACAGGATGAGCAAGAGCAGGGTGAAACCGACCAACATACAGAGGGAAGGGAAACGTTTGTGACTGAGGGAGAAGCCCTGGAGGAGCCAAACAAGGACTTGCAG ACATCCGGCAGAGGCTCTGGTACCCCATCACAGAGGGAGCAGGAGCTACAGAAAGAGAACCTCAAACTATCCACAGAGAACCTAGAGCTTCACTTTCAGCTAGAACAGGCCAACAAAGACCTGCCCCGTCTTAAG GATCAGGTATCTGACCTCAAAGAGATGTGTAACGtgctgaaaaaggaaaaagcagaGGTGGAAAAGAAGCTGGGGCATGTCCGTGGG TCTGGACGGAGTGGAAAAACAGTCCCTGAGCTGGAGAAGACCATTGCACTGATGAAAAAGGTGGTGGAGAAGGTGCAAAGAGAGAATGATAGTCTTAAAAAGAGCTCGACCACTGCGACACAAGAGCAGCTAACCTCTCTGGAACGAGAGCATGAGAAATTGAAG ACTGAATATGACGAGATGAAGGGGAAAATGGAAGTTCAGCTGACATCAAGACTTGAATCAAAAACTAAAGGAATGGAGAAAATTGTGATGGAAAATGAACGACTGCGCAGGGACCTCAAGAAG GAATCTGAGACTGCAGAGAAGCTGAGAGTGGAAAAGGCCAGTCTGGAGGTGAAAAATGAGAAGCTAAAGGCAGAGCTTGAGGAGACCGTCCAGAAGCTTCTGCTGGCTCAGTCCAGGGTGCCATCATTAGAAAGGGCAGATAGCAAGAGCTGGAAATCTACAGTTGTGACCAG GCtgtttgaaaataaaatgaaagagctTGAGAGTGAACTCTCCAAGAAAAATGCAAGTCTCTCAGAACTTAAACTGCAGCTGACAGAGGCCTACgagaaagagcagagagcaCAGCGTACCATCATACAGCTGAAGGAACAA gtAGAGCTCTTGAAAAATATCCCCATAGGAGCAACTACCGATGAGGGGCTTGCTCTGGAGTTTCAGTCTGTTAG ACTCGCACACAATCAGCTGGAGCGTGAAAAGGCTCAGCTTCTCCAGCAGATCAAGAAATACGAAGAGCAGTTTGGAACCAGCAAAGCTGGACCAG GATACAAAGAGCTTCAGGCCCAAATAAAAGCAGCCAATGCTGAAAGGAGTCAGCTGCAG GACGAAGTTAGAAGGATGACCAAAGAACTGGCAAACTTTGACCCGACATTCTTTGAGGAGCTTGAAGATCTGAAGTTCAATTACAACGTGGAGGTGAAGAAAAACATCATTCTGGAAGAACAGCTGAAAAAACTTTCAGAACGCTTTGGAGTACCAGTGGACATCCCAACAGACGGATCACTCAGCTAA